In Bythopirellula goksoeyrii, a single window of DNA contains:
- a CDS encoding glutaredoxin family protein, which yields MKKNTVMESHTTPTPVRCDQMNVTLYTREGCHLCDDANALLCAHGLSPRKVDIDENEQLRNKFDTCVPVVEIDGKIRFRGKVDPILLKRLLIAESNA from the coding sequence ATGAAAAAAAACACCGTGATGGAAAGTCACACGACACCTACCCCTGTGAGATGTGATCAAATGAACGTAACCCTTTACACGCGAGAAGGTTGCCACTTGTGCGATGACGCCAACGCCTTGCTATGTGCACATGGATTATCACCTCGCAAAGTAGATATCGATGAGAATGAGCAACTTCGCAATAAGTTCGACACATGTGTTCCGGTTGTCGAGATCGATGGGAAGATACGCTTTCGAGGTAAGGTAGATCCAATTTTGCTAAAGCGACTTCTAATTGCTGAGTCGAATGCGTAA
- the thiO gene encoding glycine oxidase ThiO: protein MHKIGDSFDIVLVGGGVVGLSLAWELAQQGAKVCLIDSHELGHEASWAAAGMLPPGPPEDKWPSCSAFDQLAGLSEKLHRQWHTKLAEVTEIDNGYETRGAVYLGDPSLQEKCRIWDQWGVPFHRLPPPALTDIEPRIEHLGDGVFLPNEAQLHSRHHLQALESACLNEGVTLKPHCQVTGFDKSGNRISAALTNTSPICADNFCLTAGCWTEELGPSLGLNLPLKPVRGQILQLNGHAGILHRIVNKGPRYLMPRSDDCILVGSTQEEVGFNQQTTLEARKELLDFAHELCPTLRDFQVMNHWAGLRPATPDELPYLGQLLDWENAWIATGHFRAGIQLSTGTARVMRDLILGKSPQVDVTALGIERVQGQT, encoded by the coding sequence ATGCACAAAATAGGTGATTCTTTTGATATCGTTCTCGTAGGTGGCGGAGTCGTCGGCCTTTCTCTTGCCTGGGAACTTGCCCAACAGGGTGCCAAGGTATGCCTCATAGATAGCCATGAATTGGGGCATGAGGCATCTTGGGCTGCCGCAGGCATGCTTCCCCCAGGACCTCCTGAAGACAAATGGCCTTCGTGTAGCGCCTTTGACCAACTTGCAGGGTTGAGCGAGAAGCTGCATAGACAGTGGCACACAAAACTGGCCGAAGTCACGGAGATTGATAATGGCTATGAAACAAGGGGGGCAGTGTATCTTGGCGATCCATCTCTCCAAGAAAAATGCAGAATCTGGGACCAATGGGGAGTTCCCTTTCATCGGTTGCCTCCACCTGCATTGACAGATATTGAACCTCGTATAGAACATCTGGGCGACGGGGTTTTCCTGCCGAACGAGGCTCAACTTCACTCTCGCCACCATTTGCAGGCACTTGAATCGGCCTGCTTGAATGAAGGAGTCACACTGAAGCCCCATTGCCAGGTTACAGGGTTCGACAAATCTGGAAACCGAATCTCGGCAGCACTTACCAACACTTCACCAATCTGTGCCGATAATTTTTGTCTTACCGCAGGTTGCTGGACTGAAGAACTTGGTCCTAGCCTGGGTCTCAATTTGCCGCTGAAGCCAGTTCGTGGGCAAATACTCCAATTGAATGGACACGCCGGAATCCTACATCGGATAGTGAACAAGGGCCCCCGGTACCTAATGCCCCGTTCAGACGACTGTATTCTCGTAGGCTCCACTCAGGAAGAGGTTGGATTTAACCAACAAACCACCCTTGAAGCTCGGAAAGAGTTGCTTGATTTTGCCCATGAACTCTGTCCGACGCTTCGTGACTTTCAAGTAATGAACCACTGGGCCGGCCTGCGACCCGCTACCCCTGATGAGCTTCCTTACTTGGGGCAGCTACTGGATTGGGAGAATGCTTGGATCGCCACGGGACATTTTCGTGCGGGGATTCAGCTTTCGACAGGCACGGCTAGGGTGATGCGGGACCTTATCTTGGGCAAGAGCCCACAAGTAGATGTAACCGCGCTAGGGATCGAGCGGGTGCAGGGCCAAACCTGA
- a CDS encoding DUF1559 domain-containing protein yields the protein MPRSLPRSLGYFRFASPKFSAFTLVELLVVIAIVGILIALLLPAIQAARESARRSTCQNNLKQIGLGLNNHVSAVGYFPPGKKWSGPRDLPTTFSIGWSAYLLDYMESGIVLDGINFKIPLTDPANLPSTGTVIDTYLCPSTSLIESHRTNDGYLTGLGTGQGDGMACIDYLGISGPHRDKINPTDGQPYGRQRGVLVGTKGLPDEDTVIEPPRVRPANITDGLSYSACVGECTGRGVDLKGSGEIDALNGAWASGSNVSHIRGQVNGKLPPDAWSEERIYSEHPGGAQILMADGSVHFVSEEVDADTIRSLCSRDGGEIIDESAL from the coding sequence ATGCCACGTTCTTTGCCTCGCTCGCTTGGATACTTCCGCTTTGCTTCCCCAAAGTTCAGTGCCTTCACACTTGTAGAGTTGCTGGTTGTGATCGCCATCGTCGGTATCTTGATCGCATTGCTACTCCCCGCAATACAAGCTGCTCGCGAATCAGCGCGGCGCTCGACTTGCCAGAACAATCTCAAGCAAATTGGGTTAGGGCTTAACAATCACGTTAGCGCTGTGGGCTATTTTCCTCCGGGCAAGAAATGGTCGGGACCGCGTGATCTACCGACTACTTTTTCCATAGGATGGTCGGCATATTTACTTGATTATATGGAGTCCGGCATCGTCCTCGATGGCATAAACTTCAAGATACCTCTTACCGACCCTGCCAATCTGCCTTCAACAGGGACTGTGATCGATACCTACCTCTGTCCCAGTACGAGTCTCATAGAATCCCATCGAACGAACGATGGCTACCTAACCGGTTTGGGAACTGGCCAGGGCGACGGGATGGCATGCATCGACTATCTCGGTATCTCAGGACCTCATCGAGATAAGATCAACCCAACAGATGGGCAACCCTACGGAAGGCAACGTGGGGTATTGGTCGGCACGAAAGGCTTGCCAGATGAGGACACTGTCATTGAGCCTCCCAGAGTGCGACCAGCCAATATCACCGACGGATTGTCGTACTCAGCATGTGTCGGTGAGTGTACTGGACGCGGAGTCGACTTGAAGGGCTCGGGCGAGATTGATGCTCTCAATGGGGCATGGGCCTCAGGTAGCAACGTCAGCCATATTCGAGGACAAGTCAACGGAAAGCTACCACCAGACGCCTGGAGCGAAGAGCGCATCTATTCCGAACACCCTGGTGGAGCACAGATTCTCATGGCAGATGGATCCGTTCATTTTGTCTCTGAGGAGGTCGACGCCGACACGATCCGCAGTCTTTGTTCACGCGACGGGGGGGAGATCATCGATGAATCTGCTCTCTGA
- a CDS encoding polyphosphate polymerase domain-containing protein has protein sequence MNLLSEQNATARDSADIHHAISSMNRISLSEMDSVALMDRVDTKYVLGRDHLLHLLSQLKSEYSVLEVEGVCVSPYATLYFDTPELTSYLDHHNGKLNRKKIRMRKYSSNGCCFFEIKLKNSKGRTKKRRIAIPAIEENISPNLGDFVLSQTGDLPDLKPQLWIYFSRITLVNQLCAERVTFDLGLDFHLSGTHEQLPDLVIAEVKQEKDDRSSPVRKHLRNLGVRPMRVSKYCLGSSLLKPHLKYNRFKRKLLAIKKIA, from the coding sequence ATGAATCTGCTCTCTGAGCAAAATGCGACTGCTCGTGATTCGGCAGATATACATCACGCGATTAGCTCCATGAACCGGATCAGCCTGTCCGAGATGGACAGTGTGGCGCTGATGGACCGCGTAGATACGAAATACGTCCTGGGGCGTGATCACCTGCTACATTTGCTATCTCAACTCAAGTCCGAGTATAGTGTGCTGGAAGTCGAGGGGGTCTGTGTGTCTCCCTATGCCACACTCTACTTCGACACGCCGGAGCTCACGAGCTATCTTGACCATCATAACGGCAAGCTGAATCGAAAGAAAATTCGAATGCGCAAGTATTCGTCCAACGGCTGCTGCTTTTTTGAGATCAAGCTGAAAAACAGCAAAGGCCGCACCAAGAAGCGACGGATTGCGATCCCTGCAATCGAGGAAAATATTTCTCCGAATTTGGGCGATTTTGTTCTCTCGCAGACCGGAGATTTGCCTGACTTAAAACCGCAGTTGTGGATCTACTTTTCTCGCATCACACTCGTAAACCAGCTTTGTGCTGAACGGGTGACATTTGACTTGGGACTTGACTTCCATCTTTCAGGCACCCACGAACAGTTGCCTGATCTCGTCATCGCCGAAGTAAAACAGGAAAAGGACGATCGTTCTTCCCCAGTTCGCAAACACCTTCGAAATCTGGGCGTTCGGCCCATGCGAGTGAGTAAGTATTGTCTTGGGAGTTCACTGCTCAAGCCTCATCTGAAATACAACCGTTTCAAACGCAAACTTCTGGCGATTAAGAAAATCGCTTAG
- a CDS encoding DUF4956 domain-containing protein, with protein MLESLALAVLEPLEIPLYDDDMLKLLVRFGINCVVVTILVCLVYYKNSGTKDFLFTYFMINVMVFFICFTLKKFDLGLGMALGLFAIFGILRYRTDTIPIKEMTYLFMVIGIAVVNSLANKKMSYAELAFTNIVIVLLSAFLENLSFVKREMREQILYEKIELAKPARYEELLADLEERTGLKISRIELGQINFLNDTVEINVYYFLHEQESINGVNVTRRI; from the coding sequence ATGTTGGAATCTCTAGCTCTCGCTGTATTGGAACCACTTGAGATTCCACTCTATGATGACGACATGCTGAAACTCCTAGTGCGTTTTGGCATCAATTGCGTTGTTGTGACGATACTTGTTTGCTTGGTCTACTACAAAAACTCCGGCACCAAAGATTTTCTATTTACGTATTTCATGATTAACGTCATGGTCTTTTTCATATGCTTTACACTTAAAAAGTTTGACCTCGGACTAGGCATGGCGTTAGGACTCTTTGCCATCTTTGGAATTCTTCGGTATCGTACGGATACCATACCTATCAAGGAGATGACCTATTTGTTTATGGTCATCGGAATTGCTGTCGTAAATTCCTTGGCAAACAAGAAAATGAGCTATGCTGAGCTGGCATTCACGAACATAGTTATTGTCCTCCTTTCTGCTTTTCTAGAGAATCTCTCGTTCGTTAAACGAGAGATGCGAGAGCAGATTCTTTATGAGAAGATCGAACTAGCGAAACCAGCCAGATACGAAGAGCTCCTGGCAGACCTAGAAGAACGGACCGGGCTAAAGATTAGCAGGATTGAATTGGGCCAAATCAACTTCCTGAACGATACAGTCGAGATCAATGTCTACTATTTTCTCCACGAACAAGAGAGCATTAACGGAGTGAATGTGACTCGCAGGATCTAG